In a genomic window of uncultured Sphaerochaeta sp.:
- a CDS encoding TIGR00282 family metallophosphoesterase, giving the protein MSDSKTLVALLLGDVCGQPGSRALFLGLHSLVKDYRADMVVVNGENAANGFGLNASLMEQFFSLGVAVITSGNHIWQQEDIRLLLDSEKRLLRPANYPPQAPGHGSVVVDVRNHKVGVLNLQGRQSMPSIDCPFRIGLEQVNRLRKQTNLILVDFHAESSEEKEALGLYLDGKVSAVVGTHTHVQTSDEKLLPQKTAYITDLGLCGPSESVIGSDPKISIAKQLTQMPMRSEISDTAPLLQGVCVTLDTSTGQALSIERISRLYQI; this is encoded by the coding sequence GTGTCAGATAGCAAAACATTGGTCGCCCTGCTGCTGGGGGATGTCTGCGGACAGCCCGGAAGCAGGGCTCTCTTTCTCGGATTACATTCGCTCGTCAAGGATTATCGTGCTGACATGGTCGTGGTCAATGGTGAAAATGCCGCCAATGGCTTCGGCCTCAATGCCTCCTTGATGGAGCAGTTCTTCTCGCTTGGCGTCGCGGTGATCACCAGTGGGAATCACATCTGGCAGCAGGAAGACATCAGGCTCTTGCTTGACAGTGAGAAGCGCCTGCTTCGTCCTGCCAACTATCCTCCCCAGGCCCCAGGCCACGGGTCGGTGGTGGTGGATGTCAGAAATCACAAGGTCGGGGTGCTCAACCTGCAGGGACGGCAGTCCATGCCGAGCATCGACTGCCCGTTCAGGATTGGTCTGGAGCAGGTGAATCGGCTGCGCAAGCAAACAAACCTCATTCTCGTCGATTTCCATGCAGAGAGCTCAGAAGAGAAGGAAGCTCTTGGCCTGTACCTTGACGGCAAGGTCAGTGCAGTAGTGGGTACCCATACCCATGTGCAGACCTCGGATGAGAAATTGTTGCCCCAAAAGACAGCGTACATCACCGATCTTGGGCTTTGCGGTCCTTCTGAAAGTGTCATTGGTTCCGACCCGAAGATTTCCATTGCAAAACAGCTGACGCAGATGCCCATGCGCAGTGAGATTTCCGACACCGCACCGCTTTTGCAGGGGGTGTGCGTTACCTTGGACACCTCAACCGGCCAAGCGCTCTCCATTGAGCGGATCTCAAGGCTGTACCAGATCTGA
- a CDS encoding TlyA family RNA methyltransferase: MASRTIALLQALQAQFEEYTKDQLTAFIVCRNVLVDGVLVPDPRQRVRKDASFSFTFDTYVSRGGYKLEHALKTFALDVSGLVMLDAGSSTGGFTDCLLKQGASLVHSVDVGYNQLDWRLRTDKRVLVHEKQNIMTLESLSPQPQAAVCDLSFRSIAGAASHILTLCSEGPLVSLIKPQFEVPRNLENFNGIVSDRKVLLEVMDRVYDLLEDDQVGIHAVAKSPITGHKGNVEFLALLKQENGMDRVQFHQEVDVLLS; this comes from the coding sequence ATGGCAAGCCGTACCATTGCCTTGCTGCAAGCCTTGCAAGCGCAGTTTGAGGAGTACACCAAGGATCAGCTCACAGCCTTTATTGTTTGCCGCAATGTCTTGGTGGATGGGGTGTTGGTGCCAGACCCGCGTCAGCGGGTGCGCAAGGATGCTTCCTTCTCGTTTACCTTTGATACCTATGTCTCTCGTGGTGGGTACAAGCTGGAACACGCCCTGAAGACCTTCGCTCTGGATGTGTCAGGGTTGGTTATGCTCGATGCAGGATCTTCCACCGGTGGTTTCACCGATTGTCTGCTCAAACAGGGGGCTTCGCTCGTACACAGCGTTGATGTGGGGTACAACCAGCTTGACTGGAGACTTAGGACAGACAAAAGGGTGCTGGTGCACGAAAAACAGAACATCATGACCCTTGAGTCGCTCTCCCCCCAGCCGCAAGCAGCCGTCTGTGACCTCTCCTTCCGTTCAATAGCCGGGGCTGCGAGTCATATTCTCACCCTTTGTTCAGAGGGGCCTTTGGTCTCCTTGATAAAGCCGCAGTTTGAGGTTCCGCGCAACCTTGAGAACTTCAATGGCATCGTCTCTGACCGGAAGGTTCTGCTTGAGGTGATGGACCGAGTATATGACTTGCTTGAGGACGATCAGGTGGGTATCCATGCTGTGGCAAAGAGCCCCATCACCGGCCATAAGGGAAATGTGGAATTTCTTGCCCTTCTCAAACAAGAGAACGGAATGGACAGGGTGCAGTTCCACCAAGAGGTGGATGTACTGCTCAGTTGA